GCCGTGTTCGGACGACACAAGACGCGCATGCCGACCGCCGACGAGGCGCTGCCCGGTCGTGACGAGACGATGCCGGTTCCCGAGCACCACGCCGTGAACGGCAGCTCGCTGCGCCCGCCGTTCCCCGACGGGACCGAGCAGGCCCTGTTCGCGATGGGCTGCTTCTGGGGTGCCGAGCGCAAGTTCTGGGAGACGCCCGGCGTGGTCGTCACCGCCGTCGGGTACGCGGGCGGGCTCACCCCGAACCCGACGTACGAGGAGGTGTGCAGCGGTCTCACCGGCCATGCCGAGGTCGTGCTCGTCGTGTTCGACCCCGCGCGCGTCTCCTACGAGGAGCTGCTGAAGGTCTTCTGGGAGTCGCACGACCCGACGCAGGGCATGCGCCAGGGCAACGACGTCGGCACGCAGTACCGCAGCGCCGTCTACACGTACGGCGAGATGCAGCGGAAGGCCGCCGAGGCGTCACGCGACGCGTACCAGAAGGTGCTGCACGACGCCGGCTACGGCGACATCACGACCTCGATCGAGGACGCACCCGCGTTCTACTACGCCGAGCCGTACCACCAGCAGTACCTGGCGAAGAACCCGTTCGGCTACTGCGGGCTGGGCGGAACGGGTGTGAGCTGCCCGACGGGCCTCACCGGCACGTAGTCCTGCGCGAACATCCTCGGACGGGAACCGAACACCACACGCGCCGCTCGCGACGCAGGACCGTTGTTCGGGTCCTGGTCTTCGCGGTCAGCGGGATCTCGCTCTACGTCGTCCTGCCGGGCCTCATCGCGCTGTTCCACGACCTGCCGCGGCTGCGGTCGGTCTTCCCGCTGTGGTTTTTGCCGATCTTCCTGTTCGAGGCGGCCGCGTTCGTCTCGATGTGGGAGCTGATGCGCGTCGCGCTGGGCACGAAGGCGTGGTTCGACGTCGCGTGCGCGCAGCTCGCCGGGAACGCGCTGAGCCGCGCGCTTCCGGGCGGCGTAGCGACGGGCGGCGCCACGCAGCTCGGCATGCTCCGGCGGGCGGGGTTCGATCCGACGACGACCACGACCGCGCTCACCGCCGTCGGCCTGCTGTCGACCGCGACGCTGTTCGTCCTGCCGTTGCTCGCCGTGCCCGCGTTGCTGTTCGGCCTCGCGATCGACTCACGTCTCGTGCGGGGTGGGATCGTGGCCGCGATCGTCGCCGTGTTCCTGTTGTCCGGCGCGTCCGCGCTGCTGCTGTCCGACCGCGTCGTGCGCGGGTTCGGTCGCGCGATCGACTGGACCGTCGCGAAGGTTCGTCGCCGTCGCGTCACCGCGCACTTCACGACGGAGATCCTCGAGGCGCGCGACTTCGTGCGGAGCTCGCTCGCCGACTCCTGGCAGCGCGCCGTTCCCGCCGCGTTCGGCAACCAGCTGTTCGACTACGGCGCGCTCACCATGAGCCTGTTCGCGGTCGGCGCGCGCGTCGACCCTGCGCCGGTGCTCCTCGCGTTCGTCGTCGCGAGCGTGCTCGCGATGATCCCGCTCACGCCGGGCGGGCTCGGGTTCGTCGAGGCGGGCCTGACGGGCACGCTCACCCTCGCGGGCGCGTCCGCCGCGCACGCCGTGCTCGCGACGCTGCTCTACCGCGTCTTCGCGTACTGGGTCCCGCTCCCGGCGGGTGCGCTGGCGTCGACGCTCTTCGCGCGACGACACGGGTCGAGCTCGTGAACGGACGCGTCACGCCGTGACGGCGACACTGCCGTCGGCACGGTGGCGGCGGTCCCTCGTCCATGCGACGAGCCCGGCGACGAGCTCGATCACGCCGAGGCACACCAGGACCGAGCCGAGCACGATCGCGCCGGCGTGGAGCGAGCGCGCCGGCTGGCCGACGAGGAAGAGACCCGCGACCATCCCGAGGATGCCGACGGTCCCCGCACCACGCGGGTAGCGCGGTGGGTGCATCAGGCGTCCGACGACCGCGAACGCGCCCTGCGTGAGCATCCACAACCCGAGCACGACCGCCACGACGAGGACGGTCTGGTGCGGCCACGCGAGCACCACCGCGCCTGCGACGACACCGAGCAGCCCGCGGGCGAACCGCAGCGCCCACCCGCGGTCGGGACGGTCGAGGAGCGCGCCGATCATGTCGAGGCACCCGAACCACAGCATCCCGGACCCGGCGAGGACGGCGAGCACGACCCCGGTCGCGTGTGGCCACGCGATCAGGACCACACCGACGACGAGCAGACCGGCCCCGCCGACGATCGCGGCGCGCCACAGCGTGCGCGCCGAGACCGCGTCCGCGCCGGCGGGTCCGGCGCTCACCGTTTGCCCGTCGGCGCGCCGGCGCTCACCGTTCGCCCGCCGGCGCCGGCCTCGCACGTCTCACGCCCGGCATCATCGGCGCCTCACTGACCGCGTGCGTCACCCGATCCGGGTGATCGAGGTGCGCCGGACGTGCGACCGCGCGTCGGTGCCGCCGTTGCCGTCGACGGGCGAGCACGCGCTCGTGGCGCTGCATCGCCAGCCCAGTCGCGACGAGCACCAAGCCGACGAGACCGAGCAGGGCCCCGATCGCGAGCAGCGAGTGCGAGCTCACCGGCGCATGGTGACCGCCCGCGGGGTGAGGAGGCATCACCCGCGGGGGTGAAGCGTGCGAGCCGGCCGTCCGCCCGCGGCGGCGGTGCGCGTCTTCCTGCACTACGTTTGCAACGACGCTTCGGTCACGCGAAGGGGGAGCGCGATGCCCTACGCCGAAGGCCGCGTGTTCTACGACGCCGACAGCCACCTGATGGAGACGTCGGACTGGCTCGTCGCCCACGCCGATCCCGACGTCCGGGATCGGATACGTCCGTTGCAGCTCGCGGGGGCGGGGGCGAATGCCGACGAGGCCGTCGCGGACGCGGACGCGCGCGCGCACGACGCCGGCGCCGACGCGCTTCCGAGCCCGACCGAGGTGATGGGCCCGAAGGGTTGGGCCGCGTACGGCGCAACCGACCCTGCCGAACGAAGTCGCGCGCTCGACGTCCTCGGCTTCGAACGTCAGCTCGTGTTCTCGACGTTCGCGGCCACGCAGTTCCTCGGGCGCGACGTCGAGCTGCTCTACGGCGGGACGCGCGCGCACAATCGGGCCATGGCCGCGTTCTGCGCGGACGACGCGCGAATGCTGCCGGTCGCGTTCGTGCCGCTCGACGTGCCCGAGCTCGCTGAGCGCGCCGTCGACGAAGCGCTCGCACTCGACGCCGCCGCGATCCTCGTCCCGTCCGTCCCGCCGCCCGACCGTTCCCCCACGCACCCCGACTACGACGGTGTGTGGGCGCGCCTCGCCGACGCGGACGTGCCGTTCGTGCTGCACGTCGGCGGCGGCGGACGGCTCGTGCGTCCCGCGTTCCACGTGAACGGGAAGCCGCCGACGACCGACTTCCTCGGCGGGGGCGAGAACATCCGCTCGAAGGACTTCATGGCGATCCACGCCGCGCCCGAGATGTTCCTGTCCGTCATGGTGCTCGACGGCGTGCTCGACCGGTTCCCGAACCTGCGCGGCGGGTGCATCGAGCAGGGCGCGATGTGGGTCGTGCCGTGGCTGCGGCGTCTCGACATCGCGCAGACGACGTTCGCGCGCACGGAGCCCGCGTTGAAGCTCCCGCTGCGCGCGTCCGAGTACGTGCACCGCCAGCTCCGCTTCACACCGTTCCCGACCGAGCCCGTCGGCTGGATGATCGAGCAGGCCGGCGACGACCTGTTCCTGTTCTCGTCCGACTTCCCGCACCCGGAGGGCGGGCACGACCCGCTCGCGCGGTTCGAGGCGTCGATGGCCGACGTCGACGAGACCGCGCGCGAACGCTTCTACTCCCGCAACTTCGCCGAGCTGATGGGGACGAGCTCGTCGCGGTCGTAGACGACGACCGTGCGCGCCGCGACATCGTGGAGCGCGCGTCGTGAGCGGCCACCGACGACACCGACGAAGCCCAGGCCGAACACGAAGCTGAACGGGAACACGAGCGCGCGCACGAACGCCCTGCCGCCTCCGACCGCGCCGCCCTCGCGGCGCACGACGCGCAGTCCGAGGAGGGCCTTGCCCGGCGTGCGGCCCGTCGCAGCCGTCGACAGCCAGAAGTACGCGAACGTGAACACTCCCGCGACGATCGCCCACCAGTCGCTCCCACCCTGGGTCGGGTGAATGTCGGGCGACACGAAGAGGTCGGCCAGGTACGTGAACAGCGCGAACCCGGCCGCGAGCATCCCCGAGACGAGGAACGTGTCGACGACGTAGGCGAGGAGGCGCGTGAACGCGCCGGCGGGAGAGCCGACCGGTTCGCCGGGCACCGTCCGCGTCGTCGGGGGTCGCCGCCGGAGGACGCGCCTGACGAACGAGGCGAGGAGGATGTCGAGGCGGGCGAGCTGACGCCGCACGAGGTCGAGCGCGGAGCTCGTCATCGTCGTCGCGGTGGTCGTCGCGACGCGCGCGACGTTGACCCGCTCGACGATCCGCGCGACGTCGACCCGGTCGAGGACCTGGTCGATGTCGACGCGGTCGACGATCCTCCCGATGTCGACCCGGTCGACGATCCGATCGATGTCGACCCGGTCGACGATCTTGCCGACGTCGACGCGCTGGACGATGCGATCGATGTCGACGCGGTCGACGACGCGATCGATGTCGACCCGGTCGACGACCTTCCCGATGTCGACCCGCCGGACGATGCGATCGATGTCGACGCGGTCGACGATCCCGGCGACGTCGATGCGTCGCAGGACGACGTCCAGGTCGACGCGTGCGAGCATCCGGTCGACGTCGACGCGGTCGAGGAGCGTGTTCGGATCGATCCGGGCGAGGACGCGGTCCAGGTCGACGCTCGCGAGGAGCTCGTCGAGGTCGATCCGCTCGAGCACCGCGTCGACGTCGACGGCGTTGATCATCGGGTCGAGGATCGAGCCGACGATCCGGGTGACGCCGTTCGGCTTCCTGTCCGTCGGTCGTGACGCGCTCATGGCACCTCCGCGTCCGTCTCGGGGCGTCGGCGGCCGCGCGCGCAGCGTAGGGCGGCGCGCCAACAGCGTCAGCCGGGCGGCCCGAAGTGACCCGCGCGGTCCCCACGCGCCGAATACCGCTCGTGGGCGCCGTGATCGCGCTGTCGCTCCCGGGGATCCTCGTCGTCGCGTTCCTCGCCGCGCGCCTGCTCGATGCCCGCCGCTCCGTCGGCGTCACGGTGCTGTCGGGCGTCGTCGGCTGGGCCGCGGGCGTCGGACTGTCGCTCGCCATCGCGCAGAACCACGTGCATCGCAACGCCGGGTTCGGCCGCAACGTCTGGGTGTTCTCGATCGTCTTCACGATGTCCGCGACCGTGTGGCTCGAGCTCCTCGCCCGTCCGGGCGCGATCGCGCGCGCCCAGGGCGGCCTCGCGTCGATCCCCCGCCCGCTCCGATCGCTGCAGCGGCGCGGCCGGCGCGTGAGCCGGTACGCGCAGATCACGCGCATCGCCGTCCGTCACGGGCTCGGTCCGTCGATCGGTCTCGTGCCTCGCGGGCGCGACGACGGTGTCGACGGCGAGGGACGCCTGCCCGCGCCCGTTCGCCTTCGCCGCGCGCTCGAGGACTGCGGCGGGATGTTCGTCAAGCTCGGGCAGATCCTGTCGACGCGCAGCGATCTCGTCCCGCCGGCGTACGCGGCGGAGCTCGCGCGCCTGCAGGACCACGTCGTCCCGGAGGACCCCGCGGCGATGCGCGCGCTCATCGAGGAGGAGCTCGGCGTCCCCGTCGACGACGTCTTCGCCGACTTCGACTGGGAGCCCGTCGCCGCGGCCTCGATCGGGCAGGCCTACCGCGCCTGCCTGCGCACCGGTGAGCCCGTCATCGTGAAGGTCCAACGGCCCGGCGTCGCGGAGTCGGTACGTCGCGATCTCGAGGTGCTCGAGGAGCTCGCGCGCGCCGTCGAGGCCCGCACCGCCTGGGGCGCCGAGTACGGCGTCGTCGACCTCGCCGGCGAGTTCGCGGGACGCCTGCGCGAGGAGCTCGACTTCACCGTCGAGGCCCGCAACGCGCGCGAGCTCGCGAACGCCGCTGCGGACGGATCGCCCGTCCGCATCCCGGCCGTGCACGACGAGCTGAGCTCGCCCCGCGTCCTCGTGCTGGAGCAGTTCGACGGCGCGAGCGTCCGCGACCGGCGTTGGGCGGACTCGTTGCACGTCGATCGCGACGCGCTGGCGGACACCCTGCTGCGCTGCGCGCTCCAGCAGATGCTCGTGGACGGCGTGTACCACGCGGACCCGCATCCCGGGAACGTCATGCTGCTGCGCGACGGCCGGCTCGGGCTGATCGACTTCGGCGCGGTCGCGCGCATCGACCCGCTGCAGCAGGCGTCGTTGCGCGACCTGATGTCGGCCGTCGCGCGTCGCGACACCGAGCAGCTCCGCGCGGCGGTGCTCTCGATCGCGACCGTCCGCGGGCGTCTCGACGAGGACCAGCTCGACCGGGCCCTGGCGCGGTTCATGGCCCGGCACCTCGCGGCCGGCACGTCGCCCGACGCGGCGATGTTCAACGACCTGCTGGCGTTGCTCGTGTCGTTCCGGATCCGGGTCCCCGTCGAGCTCAGCACGTTCTTCCGCGCGCTCGTGACGCTCGACGGGACGCTCACGACGCTCGCGCCGGGCTACGTCGCGCTCGACGCGGTCCAACGGGTCGCGGCCGAATGGGTCAAGGACCGGATGTCCGTCGCGACCGTCGAGGACGCCGCCCGTGACGAGCTGCTGCGCGCGCTGCCGACGTTGCGGCGCCTCCCGCGCCACGTCGACCGCCTCGCGACGCTCGCGACGCGCGGCGACCTGCGCCTGCGCGTCGCATGGATGTCCGAGCCGGACGACGTCCTCACGGTCACGCGCCTGCTGAACCGGGTCGTGCTGGCATTCCTCGGCGGCGTCGTCGGGATCCTGTCCGCGATGCTGCTCGGGACGCGCGGCGGCCCGCCGTTCGCGGGTACGACGTCGCTGTTCCAGTTCTTCGGCTACTTCGGGCTCTTCTGCGCGACCGTCCTGACCCTGCGCGTGATCGTCGCGGTGCTCCACGACGGCCTGAACTGAGTCGCGACGTCGCTCAGTGCAACACCGCCTTGAGGACCACGATCGCGACACCGAACAGCGCGCTCGTACCGGCCGCGCCGAGCAGCGCCAGGCCGCGCAACCGGTTGTGCCGTGCCGCGACGAAGGCGAACGCCAGCAGCTCGGCGACCGCGAGCCACAGCGCGGCGTACACGGCCGCGTTCTCGCCGACGCCGACCGTTCCGAGCACGAGCATGATGCCGACGAGCGGGACCGCGGCCTGCACGGTCGGGAGCTCCTGACGCAGCGTCGCCACGAGCCGCGGCCGGATGTGCTCGTGAATGCCCTGCGCGATGAACTCGGCGTACGCGTGCGCGAGCCAGTAGAGAGGAACGACGACCGCGACGCTGACGGCGATGTCGGTCATGTTCGTCGTCGACAGGCTGTCGCCCGCGATGAGCGCGGCGGTGACGATGGTCCCGTAGATCGCGGCCGCCGTGTTCCGGCGGAGGAAGCCAGTTCGCGGCGAGCGAAGACGGACCTCGCGCATCGCTACCTCAAGTCGTCGACGTAGCGGTCGGTGCCGGGGACGGTCGGCAGGAACGGCGCCGCGAGCTGCACGCGCCCGAGACCGGACGCGTCGATCGCCTCACCGTCACGCGCGAAGCACCCGTCCCAGCACTCCGACGCGGGCACCTCGGTGAACCACAGCAACGTCAGCCGCCGCTCGAGGCCGGGCACGTCCTCGACGTAGGCCATCTTGTCCTCGGGCAACGGCATCGGCGCGAACGCGAGGCACATCGCGACGGGCGAGCCCGCGAGCACCGACGGCACGTGCTCGTCGCGTAGCCAGGCCCACAGCGCCGCGCGCTCGACATCGGCGGCGCCGTCGACGACCTCCATCACCAGACCCGCGTACGGGTGGTCGAGCGAGTGGATGTCGCGCGGACCGGTCGCGTCGCGGTAGACGGGTCCGACGTAGTCCTGGAACGACGTGTACACGTGCGTCCGGTCGAGGTAGATCCGGCCGTCGGGCAGCAGACGTTGGTTGGTCGCGACGGTCCAGCGGAGGTGGTCGTCGTAGCGCCCCGCCGTGATCCAGTACGTCGCGAGGTACTTCCCCGCGTCGAGCGGTTGCGCGATCGGCGAGTCGACCGGGTACCGCAGCTCCTGCAGCTCACGCGTCGCGACCCACCGGCGGCCCGAGAACATCCAGGGCATCGCCATCGCGCCCGAGTAGAAGTGGTCGTCCTCGTACCACCGGTTGTACGCGTGGTCGTGGCCCTCGTGCGGCTCGACCAGCGTGATGAGCGCGGCTCCGATCCGGGTCTCGTAGGGGCCCGACGCCGGCAGCACGGAATAGGGACTCTCCTCCGACATGCGGGCGAGTCTGGCATCTCGCTCATGTCCGCGGCGCGGCTGCCGATGGGAGACCGGTCCATCAGTGGGCTGACGCGAGGAGGGGCGCCCGATCGACGGCATCCAGGAGGTCCAGAGCCGGATCGCGCAGATCCAGGCGCTGGCCGCGCAGTTCAGCGGCGCGCCCGTGGCCGCCGCGGGCTCCTCGACGTCGCTGGCGGGCGGCGGTACGGACCCGACGTCGGCCGTCGGCGCCACCGGGAGCACCTTCGCGACGACGCTCGGGAACGTGCAGGGCACACCCGGCCAGACGCAGTGGGCGAACGACTTCCTGACGCGCCTCGGCATGCCGGTGACGTCCGAGAACGTGCGCGCGATCGTCGCGTGGGAGAAGGCCGAGGGGACCAAGGCGCAGTTCAACCCGCTCGCCACGACGCGCTCGATGCCCGGCGCGAGCAACTTCAACAGCGTCGGCGTGAAGAACTTCGCGTCGTACCAGGACGGCATCGAGGCCAACGCCGAGGCGCTGACGAACGGTCGCTACCCGAACATCCTCGCCGCGCTGCGGCGCGGTGACAGCGCCGAGGCGGTCGCGCAGGCGATCGCGAGCTCGCCGTGGGGGACCGGCGACGGCGTGCTGCGCGTGTTGCAGTCCTCGTAGCGCGCGGTCAGCTCGCCTCGTGGGCGATGAGCACCGCGGCCGCCTGGCACGGCGCGGCGCGACCCGTGTACCCGCAGAGCCACGCGAGCGCGTCGGCGGGGACGCTCACCGCGACGACGGCCGTGCCGGTCGTGCCCCGGGCCCGTGCGCCCGCGGTCGCGTACGGCGCGGTCGTGACGACCGCCGGCTGCCACGCCCACAACCCGGCGCGTGCGACCGCGGCGTCGAACACCGGGACGGCACCGGACGCGTTCGGGACGGCGTCGAGGTCGTTCAGCGCGGGGACGAACGCGACCCGGACGCCCGCCGAGCGCGCCGCCGCGAGCTTCTCCTCGAGCCCGCCGATCGGCTCGATCGTGCCACCGTTCGCGATGACACCGGTCGCGGCGACGTCGGTGCCGCCGGTGACGTCGCCGGGCAGGAGCACGTCGAGGTAGCGGAGCAGGTACGCGAGCCCGGCCGAGTCGCCGTGCAGGTGACCGACGGCGGGCCACAACGGCGGCGTCAGGCTCTGGACGTCGCCGAGCACGTCGCGCTGCGCCGTGCGCCACGCGTCCGTCGCGGCCTGCCGGCTCAGATCGTCGCCCGAGGAGCTCTCCGGCCCGGGTGACGCCGCGACCCGCGGCGCGCTGGCGTCGCTCCGGCCGACGAGGTCGGCGACGACGTCCCACGGCGCGCGGCGTTCGTGCACGACGCTGAGGTAGTAGATCCGGCCCCCGTGGCGGGCTCCCGAGCCCGGCGGGTTGCTGCTCGTGCTCAGCGTTCCGAGCTCGAGCGGTTGCGCCTCGCCGTAGACCACGGCGGGGGACGTCACCACGACGGCGACGAGGAAGACGAGCGCGACCGCGACGAGACCGCGGACGCAGAGCCAGGCCGTCGAGGCCGCGCCGTGCCCGGCGCGCCCGCCGTGTCCGCCGCGTCCACGCTCGGAGCGCGCGCCCGCGCACGCGCTCCCGACTGCCTCCCCCACGACGAAGCTTTGTACCCCGGTCGCGCCGCCCCTGTCATGCGGCCGCGCCAAGTGGCTCCGGGCGTCACGGCGTCGACGCGTGCGGGTCGCTGGCCCCGGTCACGAAGTCGACGAGCTGCTCCACCGCGCCGACGAACGGCGCCTCGAGGTCGCGAAAGCTCCGGACGGACGTCCGCAGGCGTCGCCACGCCGCTGCGGGGTCGCGCTCGCCGAGCGCGGCGCAGACGCCCTCCTTCCAGGGGCGGTCCCGCGGGACCTCCGGCCACGCCTCGATCCCCGCGACGTGGGGCCGGATCGCCTGCCAGACGTCGACGTACGGCGTCCCGGTCACGAGCACGTGCGGACCGCGCACGGCCGCCGCGAGGCGCGCCTCCTTCGACCCGGGGACGAGATGGTCGACGAGCACGCCCAGTCGCCGTCCCGGTTCGGGGCCGAACGCGTCGACGGCGGCCGCGAGATGGTCGATGCCGTCGAGCCGTTCCACGACGACACCTTCGATACGCAGGTCGTCGCCCCACACCGCCTCGACCAGCTCGGCGTCGTGCACGCCCTCGACGTAGATCCGCGCTTGCCGCGCGACACGGGCGCGGTGCCCGTCGACCGCGCGCGACCCCGAAGCGGTGCGCACCGGTGTCCGTGCGCGCGAGGTGGGACGCGGCGCGACGAGCGTCACCGCGATGCCGTCGACCGCGAACGCGCCCGACTCGAGCGGGAACAGGCGCTCGACGCCCGTCGCGCCACGCACGCGCGCGGTGTCCCGCTCGACCGCGACGATCGTCCCCGTGAAGCCGCTCGCGCGGTGACGGACGCGCGTCCCGGTGGTCGCCTCGAACGACGGGTACGCGGCCGCCGCGCGCGCGGGCCCGTCGACCGGCCCGCCGAGGATGCCGCCTCGTGACGGTGGTCGGGTCACGGGCCGTGAACGTACCGGCGTGCGCCGGCGGGCACGGGGATCCACGGGGATCCACGCGTCCGGGAGCCCCGCCCACACGAGTTGGTACCGTGCGCCGCCATGGACGATCTCGCCTCGCTGGACGCGACTGCCCAGGCGGACCTGGTCCGGCGCAAGGACTGCACGCCACGCGAGCTCGTCGACGCCGCGATCGCGCGCGTCGAGAAGGTCAACCCGGAGCTCAACGCGGTGATCCACCCGCTGTTCGACAAGGCGCGCGCCGCGGCGGACGCGCCCGGCCTGCCCGACGGCCCGTTCCGGGGTGTCCCGTTCTGCGTGAAGGACGCCGTCTGCCACACCGAGGGCGATCCGTACCACGTCGGCATGCGGTTCCTGAAGGAGCGCGAGTGGAGGGCGACCGAGGACAGCTACCTCGCGCGCCGCTTCCGCGACGCCGGGTTCGTGTTCGTCGGCAAGACGAACACGCCGGAGCTCGCGACGTCGATCACGACGGAGCCGCTCGCGTACGGGGCGACGCACAACCCGTGGGACGTCACGCGCTCACCGGGCGGTTCGAGCGGCGGATCCGCGGCCGCGGTCGCGTCGGGGATCGTTCCCGCCGCGCACGCGAACGACATGGGCGGATCGATCCGCGCGCCCGCGAGCGAGTGCGGGCTCGTCGGCCTGAAGCCTTCACGCGCGCGCTCGACGCTCGGTCCCGACTTCGGCGAGTACTGGGGACCGCTGACGCACGAGTTCGTCGTCGTGCGCACCGTGCGCGACGCCGCCGCGATCCTGGACGTCGTCGCGGGTGCCGCGCCCGGCGATCCGTACACCGCGCCGCCACCGACGCGCCCGTTCCGCCACGAGGTCGGCGCGAACCCGGGTCGCCTGCGCGTCGGCTTGCACGTCACCATCCCCAACCTCGGACGCGACGCGCACCCCGAGTGCGTGACCGCCGTCGAGCAGACCGGGCGGCTGCTCGAGCGGGCCGGCCACGCGGTCGAGTGGTCGTCGCCCGCGCTCGACGGCGCCTTCCACGGCTTCACCGTCGTCATGGCGGCCGGCATCGCGCGCGACCTCGAACGGTGGAGCGAGCGCACCGGTGACCCCATCGGTCCCGACGACGTCGAGCCGGGCAACTGGGCGATGGCCGAGGGCGGCCGGGCCGTGACCGGCGCGCAGTACCTGGCCGGTCTCGAGGCGATGAACGACTACACGCGACGCGTCGCGAGCTGGTGGGCCGACGACGGGTTCGACGTGCTCGTCACGCCCACGATCGCACAGCCGCCGCCGAAGCTCGGGCTGATGGCGCCGACCGCGGATCCGGGCGAGGCGCTCACGCTGATGGGCGAGCTCGCGCAGTTCACGGTGCCGTGGGACGTGACGGGCCAGCCCGCCGTCTCCCTGCCGCTGCACTGGACCGCGGACGGGCTGCCGGTCGGCGTGCAGCTCGTCGCGGCGTACGGACGCGAGGACCTCCTCCTGCGCGTCGCGTCGCAGCTCGAGCAGGCCGCGCCGTGGGCGGACCGCAGGCCGGCGGTGTTCGCGGCCTCGTGAGCACGGCGACGAACGACGGGATCGCGCGGATCCTCGTCGTCACCGCGCACCCCGACGACGTCGACTTCGGTGTCGCCGGCTCGGTCGCGACGTGGACGGCCGCCGGCATCGAGGTCGCGTACTGCGTCGTGACCGACGGCGACGCGGGCGGCTTCGACCCCGACGTGCCGCGTGCCGACATCGCAGGCATCCGGCGCGCCGAACAGCTCGCGGCGGCGCGCGTCGTCGGCGTGGAGGACGTCACGTTCCTCGGCTACCCCGACGGGCGGCTGGTGTCGTCCATCGCGCTGCGCCGCGACATCTCGCGGGTGATCCGGCGCTTCCGTCCCGACCGCGTCGTGGCCCAGTCGCCCGAGCGGAACTGGGAGCGCATCTACGCGAGCCACCCCGACCACCTCGCGGCCGGCGAGGCGACCGTGTGCGCGGTCTATCCGGACGCGCGCAACCCGTTCGCGCACCCCGAGCTCGCGGCGGAGGGCCTCGACGCGCACACCGTTCCCGAGCTGTGGTTGATGGCGACGCGCGCGCGTGACGTGTTCGTCGACGTCACCGACGCGTTCGACAAGAAGGTCGAGGCGCTGCGTTGCCACGTCAGCCAGCTCGTCGACGCCGACGGCGGGCTCGAGACGCGCATCCGCGGGTGGCTCACCGCGAACGCGACCGAGGCCGGCCTCCCCGAGGGGCGCCTGGCGGAGGCGTTCCAGGCCGTCGACACCCGCTGACCGCCCGCATTCTCTGAAGCCTCAGACACACATGTTGTGGTTGACGCTTCACAGTATGGCGGCGGTCAGGTGATGACGCTGCGGATGACCTCGCCCGCTTGCATCGCGCGGAAGGCGTCGTTGATCTCGTCGAGCTTGATGCGGCGCGACACCATCGCGTTGAGGTCGAGACGGCCGGTCTCGACGAGGCTCACGAAGCGAGGGAAGTCGCGACGCACCTGCGCGGAGCCGTACACCGAGCCGAGCAGCTTCTTCTCCTCGAAGAACATGCCGAACGCGGGCAGCGTGACCGACGCGTCCCACCGCGGCATGCCGACGACGACGGCCGTGCCGCCGCGGCGCGCCGTGTTGTACGCCTGCACGATCGTCTCCGGCAGGCCGATCACCTCGAACGCGTAGTCGGCGCCGCGCCCGCCGGTGGCCGCCTTGACCTGCTCGACGGGGTCACCTGCGGCCGGGTCGATCAGGTCGGTCGCGCCCAGTTGCTCGGCCGACTTCCGCTTCAGCTCGACCGGGTCGATCGCGAAGATGCGCGACGCGCCCGCGATGCGCGCGCCCTGCACGACGGCCTGACCGACGCCACCGCAGCCGATCACCGCGACGGTCGCGCCGGGCTCGACC
Above is a window of Acidimicrobiia bacterium DNA encoding:
- a CDS encoding YbhN family protein, with amino-acid sequence MFHDLPRLRSVFPLWFLPIFLFEAAAFVSMWELMRVALGTKAWFDVACAQLAGNALSRALPGGVATGGATQLGMLRRAGFDPTTTTTALTAVGLLSTATLFVLPLLAVPALLFGLAIDSRLVRGGIVAAIVAVFLLSGASALLLSDRVVRGFGRAIDWTVAKVRRRRVTAHFTTEILEARDFVRSSLADSWQRAVPAAFGNQLFDYGALTMSLFAVGARVDPAPVLLAFVVASVLAMIPLTPGGLGFVEAGLTGTLTLAGASAAHAVLATLLYRVFAYWVPLPAGALASTLFARRHGSSS
- a CDS encoding RDD family protein, with translation MSASRPTDRKPNGVTRIVGSILDPMINAVDVDAVLERIDLDELLASVDLDRVLARIDPNTLLDRVDVDRMLARVDLDVVLRRIDVAGIVDRVDIDRIVRRVDIGKVVDRVDIDRVVDRVDIDRIVQRVDVGKIVDRVDIDRIVDRVDIGRIVDRVDIDQVLDRVDVARIVERVNVARVATTTATTMTSSALDLVRRQLARLDILLASFVRRVLRRRPPTTRTVPGEPVGSPAGAFTRLLAYVVDTFLVSGMLAAGFALFTYLADLFVSPDIHPTQGGSDWWAIVAGVFTFAYFWLSTAATGRTPGKALLGLRVVRREGGAVGGGRAFVRALVFPFSFVFGLGFVGVVGGRSRRALHDVAARTVVVYDRDELVPISSAKLRE
- a CDS encoding DUF308 domain-containing protein; this encodes MSAGPAGADAVSARTLWRAAIVGGAGLLVVGVVLIAWPHATGVVLAVLAGSGMLWFGCLDMIGALLDRPDRGWALRFARGLLGVVAGAVVLAWPHQTVLVVAVVLGLWMLTQGAFAVVGRLMHPPRYPRGAGTVGILGMVAGLFLVGQPARSLHAGAIVLGSVLVCLGVIELVAGLVAWTRDRRHRADGSVAVTA
- the msrA gene encoding peptide-methionine (S)-S-oxide reductase MsrA — translated: MPTADEALPGRDETMPVPEHHAVNGSSLRPPFPDGTEQALFAMGCFWGAERKFWETPGVVVTAVGYAGGLTPNPTYEEVCSGLTGHAEVVLVVFDPARVSYEELLKVFWESHDPTQGMRQGNDVGTQYRSAVYTYGEMQRKAAEASRDAYQKVLHDAGYGDITTSIEDAPAFYYAEPYHQQYLAKNPFGYCGLGGTGVSCPTGLTGT
- a CDS encoding amidohydrolase family protein, with the translated sequence MPYAEGRVFYDADSHLMETSDWLVAHADPDVRDRIRPLQLAGAGANADEAVADADARAHDAGADALPSPTEVMGPKGWAAYGATDPAERSRALDVLGFERQLVFSTFAATQFLGRDVELLYGGTRAHNRAMAAFCADDARMLPVAFVPLDVPELAERAVDEALALDAAAILVPSVPPPDRSPTHPDYDGVWARLADADVPFVLHVGGGGRLVRPAFHVNGKPPTTDFLGGGENIRSKDFMAIHAAPEMFLSVMVLDGVLDRFPNLRGGCIEQGAMWVVPWLRRLDIAQTTFARTEPALKLPLRASEYVHRQLRFTPFPTEPVGWMIEQAGDDLFLFSSDFPHPEGGHDPLARFEASMADVDETARERFYSRNFAELMGTSSSRS